A region of Maridesulfovibrio bastinii DSM 16055 DNA encodes the following proteins:
- a CDS encoding class I adenylate cyclase — protein sequence MTKQAAEDKFLKELRRRTLSLPDKRQTPELVSKIHKYMQALDENEGRKTLSTKSAVLVYSLVRSLLEQDREDSCPASVSLIEEGSLPAICLNLLMKYGKFGFLLTARILAEAKISENEIQLWLEELPEKDALAVSGILMLLSNGEPSKVNPALSLISKASKMPADKAALFLKDSAAKNERIPFALIDAFMTGAYGEQCSKALNLPESMEEIITFAESIPPYTDHELIEALSIHLKSGDVRCMRSVLEALDRIASAPAEMISKALIPQTVSPTPFLSAKAIQLLARFKTEKTPVFLAELFVKEPKLRASIINRLPHLDLISVKTFLKKIDPQLHKTIIAAVFTLISEVDPGGAELHLDKILNNENLEDAETAEAVTALKNVIKARPLEIPEETEELEGLEKPGADFLKSGNPIVINVEQTGKAKGFRRIFGKATKNDDHSALEIYRDEKFINQKINRINRWKCGLSELHFTDCSFTASDFRESHIYGCDFSFCVFKSCTFDEAVFSDCRFTDCEFESCNMDASRFDKTVFLRCTVEGCSFDRSVTSKSYFIETLIKASSLKDIFLHDSRHLRTSFDACDLSRARIQLCVQSGIEYRHTILEDTIFVKSKVASSTFTECCSTGCLADSVDSQSAVLLGAESTRFIKLFDKREQDGAPIKPPSFQNKKVNELITKTVRSWLENRDIKRRLQKFAANNSRRISWALEKFEPKARDLFLLIPYLLHTDILEQFFEMKNPPVRTIVAGYQPVREVLNLSEDYFPDLIPGKAGKNPVVIETILTIGSVGTMSQSAGSDIDYWICCNLSEVDTVKRKWLESRFQLLEEWAMQQLNVEIHFFLMDVADVRNNNFGMSDAESSGSAQGAILKEEFYRSALLVAGKPPLWWFVPPEADDRTYREYASLTRNQLGKDAAVDLGHVPRIPGEEFFGAALWQIVKGIKSPFKSIMKFGLLERYTAGDKKPLLCETIKRNILEGHQELDRVDPYMLLYKEIADFYSRQGLPENVWLAGMSLKLKSGMLSANRVEKQPIRSEERELLNFTVNDTQGTAGAKTDSDNVFTEFSSVLNLGQKINLFMIETYGRVNKKQDDSLKTLISPEDITKLGRKISATFVDRRHKITRLLLPGDKKDFFTSIQLSRSDIGKWILQGEYPDPTGARNLLTDVSADKNLLSILTWFALNRLYQPEMVIKTDMSSAPVRKRDIKELLNSLCDFFPYKETFDTPIEEMLNQERMLKVFFIVNMTSPREQSQIDSINAVYSTNWGEIFCRPLVVSKKLIENPADYLCEKMAEICPEPPEMTQFLPAQAQCPQLNIYNNSLRMDELRTTT from the coding sequence ATGACTAAACAGGCAGCAGAAGATAAATTTTTAAAAGAATTACGCAGGCGGACACTCAGCCTGCCTGATAAAAGGCAGACTCCGGAATTAGTTTCAAAAATTCATAAGTATATGCAGGCTCTTGATGAAAATGAGGGCCGCAAAACTTTGAGTACAAAATCCGCAGTCCTTGTCTACAGCCTCGTCCGCAGTCTTCTGGAACAGGATCGTGAGGACAGTTGCCCTGCGTCTGTAAGTCTTATTGAAGAAGGTTCTCTGCCGGCAATCTGTCTTAACCTGCTGATGAAGTACGGAAAATTCGGTTTCCTGCTTACAGCCAGAATACTGGCTGAGGCTAAAATTTCTGAAAATGAAATTCAGCTCTGGCTGGAAGAACTACCGGAAAAAGACGCTCTGGCTGTTTCAGGTATACTGATGCTGCTCTCCAACGGAGAACCGTCAAAAGTTAATCCAGCTCTAAGTCTCATTTCAAAAGCTTCAAAGATGCCGGCGGATAAGGCAGCTTTGTTTCTCAAAGATTCCGCGGCTAAAAATGAACGCATTCCTTTTGCTCTCATTGATGCGTTTATGACCGGTGCGTACGGTGAGCAGTGCTCCAAAGCTCTTAATCTCCCTGAATCAATGGAAGAGATTATCACCTTTGCCGAGTCCATCCCGCCTTACACTGACCATGAACTGATAGAGGCGCTCAGCATTCATCTAAAATCTGGCGACGTCCGCTGTATGAGATCAGTTCTGGAAGCTCTGGACAGAATAGCTTCAGCCCCGGCTGAAATGATCAGCAAGGCATTAATACCCCAGACAGTCTCGCCGACACCTTTTTTAAGTGCCAAAGCCATTCAACTGCTAGCCAGATTTAAAACAGAAAAAACCCCTGTTTTCCTTGCCGAGCTGTTTGTAAAAGAACCTAAGCTCAGGGCTTCAATTATAAACAGACTCCCGCACCTTGACCTTATCTCAGTTAAAACATTTTTAAAAAAAATTGATCCCCAGCTGCATAAGACTATCATTGCGGCTGTTTTTACGCTCATATCAGAGGTTGACCCCGGTGGAGCTGAATTACATTTAGATAAAATACTTAATAATGAGAACTTGGAAGATGCGGAAACAGCCGAAGCTGTAACAGCCTTAAAAAATGTAATAAAAGCCAGACCGCTTGAAATTCCTGAAGAAACAGAAGAACTGGAAGGGCTGGAAAAGCCGGGTGCAGACTTTTTAAAATCGGGCAACCCGATAGTAATAAATGTGGAACAGACCGGTAAAGCCAAAGGGTTCCGCAGGATATTTGGAAAAGCGACTAAAAACGATGACCATTCCGCCCTTGAAATATACCGTGATGAAAAATTCATAAACCAGAAAATTAATCGTATTAACCGCTGGAAATGCGGTTTGTCCGAGCTGCATTTTACAGATTGCAGTTTCACTGCTTCAGATTTCAGGGAATCCCATATTTATGGGTGTGACTTCAGCTTCTGCGTTTTTAAATCCTGCACCTTCGATGAAGCAGTTTTCAGCGACTGCCGCTTCACCGACTGCGAATTTGAATCCTGCAACATGGATGCTTCAAGATTCGATAAGACTGTTTTTCTACGCTGTACAGTGGAAGGATGCAGCTTTGACAGAAGCGTTACTTCAAAATCATACTTCATTGAGACCCTTATCAAAGCCAGCTCTCTGAAAGATATTTTTCTGCACGACAGCAGGCATTTACGCACGAGCTTTGACGCCTGTGATCTAAGCCGGGCCAGAATTCAGCTCTGTGTACAATCCGGCATTGAATACAGGCATACAATTCTTGAAGATACTATTTTCGTTAAAAGTAAGGTGGCAAGTTCCACTTTTACTGAATGCTGCTCTACAGGATGCCTTGCAGACTCTGTAGACTCACAGTCAGCGGTGCTTTTAGGAGCAGAATCAACCAGATTTATAAAGCTTTTTGATAAAAGGGAGCAGGATGGAGCTCCCATAAAACCACCCTCTTTTCAAAATAAAAAAGTTAATGAACTGATCACTAAGACCGTAAGAAGCTGGCTGGAAAACAGGGATATCAAACGAAGACTCCAAAAATTTGCAGCCAATAATTCGCGCAGAATATCATGGGCTCTTGAAAAATTTGAACCAAAAGCAAGAGACCTCTTTCTGCTTATCCCCTATCTTCTGCACACCGATATACTTGAACAATTTTTTGAAATGAAAAATCCTCCGGTAAGAACTATCGTTGCCGGATACCAGCCTGTGCGCGAAGTTTTGAATTTAAGTGAAGATTACTTTCCTGATCTGATTCCCGGCAAAGCTGGTAAAAATCCTGTTGTAATTGAAACGATTCTTACCATCGGCAGTGTCGGAACAATGTCTCAAAGTGCAGGCTCCGACATTGATTACTGGATATGCTGTAATCTGTCAGAGGTGGACACTGTAAAAAGGAAATGGCTCGAATCACGCTTCCAGCTTCTTGAAGAATGGGCCATGCAGCAGCTAAATGTTGAAATTCACTTTTTCCTTATGGATGTAGCCGATGTCCGCAATAACAACTTCGGCATGAGCGATGCTGAAAGTTCCGGTTCTGCTCAGGGAGCGATCCTTAAGGAAGAATTTTATCGTTCAGCCCTGCTCGTTGCAGGTAAGCCGCCACTCTGGTGGTTTGTTCCACCGGAAGCAGACGACAGGACCTATCGTGAGTATGCTTCGCTTACCCGAAATCAGCTCGGCAAAGATGCCGCAGTCGACCTCGGGCATGTTCCGCGTATTCCCGGTGAAGAATTTTTTGGTGCGGCACTCTGGCAGATTGTAAAAGGGATCAAAAGCCCCTTCAAATCAATCATGAAATTCGGTCTGCTTGAACGTTATACCGCCGGCGATAAAAAACCGCTTTTGTGTGAAACAATAAAGCGCAATATCCTTGAAGGACATCAAGAACTGGATAGGGTCGATCCGTATATGCTTTTGTATAAGGAAATTGCCGACTTCTATTCCAGACAGGGTCTGCCGGAAAACGTCTGGCTGGCGGGAATGTCTCTTAAGCTAAAATCAGGGATGCTATCCGCTAACAGAGTAGAAAAACAGCCAATCAGAAGCGAAGAAAGAGAACTTCTTAATTTCACTGTTAACGATACTCAGGGAACGGCAGGTGCAAAGACAGATTCTGATAATGTTTTCACGGAATTCAGCTCTGTTCTCAATCTGGGTCAGAAAATCAACCTTTTCATGATTGAAACTTACGGCAGAGTTAATAAAAAACAGGATGACAGTTTAAAAACACTTATCAGTCCGGAAGATATAACTAAACTCGGGCGCAAAATTTCCGCAACTTTTGTTGATCGCAGACACAAGATAACCAGACTGCTGCTTCCCGGTGATAAAAAAGATTTCTTCACTTCAATCCAGCTTTCACGCTCTGATATCGGAAAATGGATTCTGCAGGGTGAATACCCGGACCCAACCGGGGCCAGAAATCTGCTTACCGATGTTAGTGCAGACAAAAATCTTCTGAGTATTTTGACATGGTTTGCCCTGAACAGGCTTTACCAGCCGGAAATGGTGATTAAAACGGATATGTCGTCAGCTCCTGTCCGCAAACGTGATATTAAAGAGCTGCTGAACTCCCTGTGTGACTTTTTTCCATATAAAGAAACGTTTGACACTCCGATTGAGGAAATGCTTAATCAAGAAAGGATGTTAAAAGTCTTTTTTATTGTAAACATGACTTCTCCCAGAGAACAGAGTCAGATAGACAGCATTAACGCCGTGTACTCCACAAACTGGGGAGAAATTTTCTGCCGTCCACTCGTTGTCAGCAAAAAACTTATCGAAAACCCTGCTGACTATCTTTGCGAAAAAATGGCTGAAATTTGTCCTGAGCCACCAGAAATGACCCAATTTTTACCAGCGCAGGCCCAATGCCCGCAACTGAACATCTATAATAATTCACTGAGAATGGACGAGCTTAGAACAACAACTTAA
- a CDS encoding HD domain-containing protein: MPYIRKSLLQLIFSGSFMKRWNDKLRPMELVEVDKQAHKMIAAWLLFMLNSKELGARERIELGNEIIEGGIFDYLFRMVITDIKPPVFYRIKANKDHYHKLTMWVLEQLRPRLMPLGREFWEKLSNYHLTSHEESLSGRILSAAHMYASYSEFKLLKNLNHPDEELHDIEQNFRDNLKKSSDIAGVSDLLHSENTVLGRFADLCGRLRFQTRWSQTPRIPETSVLGHVFIVATFAWFFSHEVGACRLRRQNNFFSGLFHDLPELLTRDIISPVKKSDPTIGDIIKEYEEDELETKIIAPLINDGKSDLTDRLSYFLGLETGSEFNATAIIDGCTKKITSEELNSRYNDDGYDPKDGELLKLCDHLAAFMEAYSAVRNGITSPQLHQAYWRISQNYMKNPVVAGIHIGPLLADFE, encoded by the coding sequence ATGCCATACATCAGAAAAAGCCTTTTACAGCTGATTTTTTCCGGTTCTTTTATGAAACGCTGGAATGACAAGCTCCGTCCAATGGAACTTGTAGAAGTTGACAAGCAGGCCCATAAAATGATCGCAGCTTGGCTGCTCTTTATGCTTAACAGCAAAGAGCTTGGAGCGCGCGAGCGGATTGAACTGGGCAACGAAATAATTGAAGGCGGAATATTCGATTATCTGTTCAGGATGGTCATAACAGACATAAAACCTCCTGTATTCTATAGAATAAAAGCCAATAAAGACCACTACCATAAATTAACAATGTGGGTGCTTGAGCAGCTGCGCCCACGGCTTATGCCCCTTGGACGCGAGTTCTGGGAAAAACTCAGTAATTATCATTTAACCAGCCACGAAGAATCACTTTCCGGACGGATACTTTCGGCGGCACACATGTATGCCAGCTATTCAGAATTCAAGCTCCTCAAAAATCTGAACCACCCGGACGAAGAACTTCACGATATTGAACAGAACTTTAGGGACAATCTTAAAAAATCTTCCGACATTGCAGGAGTTTCTGACCTGCTCCATTCTGAAAACACGGTGTTGGGCAGATTTGCTGATCTCTGCGGAAGGCTGCGGTTTCAGACAAGATGGTCACAAACACCGAGAATACCTGAAACATCTGTTCTGGGACATGTTTTCATTGTCGCCACTTTTGCATGGTTCTTCAGTCATGAAGTCGGAGCCTGCCGCCTGCGCAGACAAAATAATTTTTTCAGCGGTCTGTTCCACGATCTGCCCGAGCTGCTGACAAGAGATATTATCTCCCCGGTTAAAAAATCCGACCCGACAATAGGTGACATCATCAAAGAATATGAAGAGGATGAATTGGAAACCAAGATCATCGCCCCACTCATAAATGACGGGAAATCAGATTTAACCGACAGATTGAGCTACTTTTTAGGATTGGAAACAGGATCGGAATTCAACGCTACCGCCATAATTGACGGATGTACTAAAAAGATAACCTCTGAAGAACTGAATTCCCGTTACAATGATGACGGCTATGACCCCAAGGATGGAGAGCTGCTTAAATTATGTGACCATCTGGCGGCTTTTATGGAGGCTTATTCCGCAGTCAGAAACGGTATAACTTCCCCGCAACTGCATCAGGCATACTGGCGGATATCTCAAAATTATATGAAAAATCCAGTTGTTGCAGGAATCCATATTGGTCCTTTGTTAGCTGATTTTGAATAG
- a CDS encoding CBS domain-containing protein, whose product MLLRKRAWDMMREEFATVSESASLAEAIRVLRESMKETPENSIIVVLKKNGNPRGVVSVWTLLKAIQDGVFKDEELSLTENVDWDEAFKRAGVLCADEPLEKYIDENFTMFRPTDPMLVVLELIRKKRQPWALVQEGGKVIGVVIVSDIYQELTRDLV is encoded by the coding sequence ATGCTGCTCAGAAAAAGGGCATGGGACATGATGCGGGAAGAATTTGCAACAGTAAGTGAATCCGCAAGTCTTGCTGAAGCCATCCGCGTGCTGCGCGAAAGCATGAAAGAGACTCCGGAAAACAGTATTATTGTTGTCCTGAAAAAAAATGGAAATCCCAGAGGGGTTGTTTCCGTATGGACACTGCTTAAAGCTATTCAGGATGGAGTTTTCAAAGACGAAGAACTAAGTCTCACAGAAAATGTTGACTGGGATGAAGCATTCAAAAGGGCAGGTGTGCTTTGCGCTGATGAACCTCTTGAAAAATATATTGATGAAAATTTCACCATGTTCAGGCCGACAGACCCTATGCTGGTTGTGCTGGAACTGATCCGTAAAAAACGTCAGCCGTGGGCTCTGGTTCAGGAAGGCGGAAAAGTAATCGGGGTTGTCATAGTTAGTGATATCTATCAGGAACTGACCCGCGATCTAGTGTAA
- a CDS encoding HD-GYP domain-containing protein encodes MNAKARMEVPDGLNEEYYQISSEILQSFNKFRPPLNIYLFKEDVGRISPYYKVGERLSKEQIEELSRLVSEGLIFVSRSDHPVYVKHIAYQLDLVLIDKNLKESEIADIFLEALTMKLGEFLDQPVPAVFEKVWVDLMVLTEYLWNDVYRIRALAKRIHTEHSLPNHSVNTGILGLATYIKMESENFSKNQVGRDHFNRLTAGLFLHDLGMTKIPAFIRDKDKPLTPDERSKVDKHPMLGYEMLAKLDLKYPEIEKCVLEHHERLNGKGYPQKKSGRDISKIGRLCAAVDSFCAMTTKRAYAKTYPPAEAAMILGQSKEYDIEVVKTLQAWALTKK; translated from the coding sequence ATGAACGCAAAAGCTAGGATGGAAGTCCCTGACGGGTTGAATGAAGAATATTATCAGATCAGTTCTGAAATTCTTCAAAGTTTCAATAAATTTAGGCCTCCATTGAATATATATTTATTCAAAGAGGATGTTGGCAGAATTTCCCCCTATTATAAAGTGGGTGAAAGACTGTCCAAGGAACAGATTGAAGAATTATCCCGTCTTGTTTCTGAAGGTTTGATTTTTGTTTCCAGAAGCGATCATCCTGTTTATGTAAAACATATTGCTTATCAGCTTGATCTTGTTCTTATTGATAAAAACCTTAAAGAAAGCGAAATTGCTGATATTTTTCTTGAAGCTTTAACTATGAAGCTTGGCGAATTTCTTGATCAGCCTGTGCCTGCTGTTTTTGAAAAGGTCTGGGTGGATTTGATGGTTCTCACCGAATACCTTTGGAATGATGTTTATCGGATCAGAGCACTGGCTAAAAGAATCCATACTGAACATTCTCTGCCCAACCATAGCGTTAATACCGGAATTTTAGGTCTGGCTACCTATATAAAAATGGAATCTGAGAATTTTTCAAAAAATCAGGTTGGAAGGGATCATTTCAACAGACTTACAGCCGGGTTGTTTCTCCATGATCTGGGAATGACCAAAATCCCGGCTTTTATACGTGATAAAGATAAACCGCTGACTCCTGACGAGCGTTCCAAGGTGGATAAACATCCTATGCTTGGTTATGAAATGCTTGCGAAACTTGATTTGAAATATCCCGAAATCGAGAAATGCGTTCTCGAACACCATGAGCGGCTGAACGGAAAAGGTTATCCCCAGAAGAAATCAGGCCGGGATATCAGTAAGATAGGCCGTCTTTGCGCCGCAGTTGATTCTTTTTGTGCTATGACGACCAAAAGGGCCTACGCAAAGACATATCCACCGGCTGAAGCCGCTATGATTTTAGGGCAAAGCAAGGAATATGACATTGAGGTGGTAAAAACTCTTCAAGCCTGGGCGCTGACTAAAAAGTAG
- a CDS encoding division/cell wall cluster transcriptional repressor MraZ, whose translation MKFRGHVHRSLDPKGRLMLTPEFRDQVYKDSPDGRVTLTIFEGNIVGFTPPDWDELEKQLSAIKNPSRSLRNFIRITISGSEDLTLDKQGRITIPSHLRKSGKLEKDVVLAGVGDRFEIWDKRAYEELLTQDFNDVSDELSQAGVDLPF comes from the coding sequence ATGAAATTTCGTGGTCATGTACATCGCAGTCTCGATCCGAAAGGCAGACTGATGCTCACACCAGAGTTCCGGGATCAAGTCTATAAAGACTCCCCGGACGGTCGCGTGACCCTGACAATTTTTGAAGGCAATATCGTTGGTTTTACTCCTCCTGACTGGGATGAGCTTGAAAAACAGCTTTCTGCTATCAAGAATCCCAGCCGCAGCCTTAGGAATTTCATCCGCATTACCATATCCGGTTCTGAAGACCTGACCCTCGATAAACAGGGCCGCATCACCATCCCCTCCCATCTGCGCAAAAGCGGAAAGCTTGAAAAGGACGTTGTCCTTGCCGGTGTCGGAGATCGTTTCGAAATTTGGGATAAGAGAGCTTACGAAGAGCTGCTTACTCAGGATTTCAACGACGTATCCGATGAACTGTCGCAGGCTGGAGTGGATCTCCCCTTCTAA
- the rsmH gene encoding 16S rRNA (cytosine(1402)-N(4))-methyltransferase RsmH — protein sequence MENKNTDPARIHTSVLLNEIIQWLNPKSGGRYLDGTLGMGGHSSAILEAGGPDCQLVGLDRDEEALELAGVRLAPFGERANRFHLAFSHFEAALDELGWDKIDGVVLDLGVSSLHLDEAARGFSFIKDGPLDMRMDPSGGMPPASTLVNKGSFSDLTRILRLYGEEPMAPRIVKAIIKAREEKKIETTLELASIVEKAYPAKRRAQSRNHPATKTFQGLRIAVNSELDELSEFLRLIPERLNPGARVAIISFHSLEDRVVKRSFREEARECTCPPRQPICTCGKKARLKVLTKKPQLPGEEELENNPRSRSAKLRVAERIDG from the coding sequence ATGGAAAACAAAAATACGGATCCGGCAAGGATTCATACCTCTGTTCTTTTAAATGAAATAATCCAGTGGCTTAATCCAAAAAGTGGAGGCAGGTATCTGGACGGTACTTTAGGTATGGGCGGGCATAGTTCCGCAATACTTGAAGCAGGCGGTCCTGACTGCCAGCTTGTCGGATTGGACAGAGATGAGGAAGCCCTAGAACTGGCTGGTGTCAGACTGGCACCCTTCGGCGAACGGGCAAACCGGTTTCATCTGGCTTTCAGCCATTTTGAAGCCGCTCTTGACGAACTTGGCTGGGATAAAATTGACGGAGTTGTTCTGGACCTCGGAGTATCATCACTCCATCTGGATGAAGCTGCCAGAGGTTTCAGCTTTATTAAAGACGGACCGCTGGATATGCGCATGGACCCTTCCGGGGGCATGCCTCCGGCATCAACTCTGGTTAACAAGGGGTCTTTCTCGGACCTAACCAGAATATTGAGACTTTACGGCGAAGAACCGATGGCCCCGAGAATTGTTAAGGCCATCATCAAAGCCAGAGAAGAAAAAAAGATTGAAACGACTCTGGAACTGGCTTCGATCGTTGAAAAGGCTTATCCGGCAAAACGCAGGGCTCAATCCCGCAATCACCCGGCAACCAAGACTTTTCAGGGACTTCGGATAGCAGTCAACTCAGAGCTGGATGAGCTTTCCGAATTTTTGAGACTTATTCCGGAAAGACTGAATCCGGGAGCAAGGGTTGCAATTATTTCCTTCCACTCGCTGGAAGACCGGGTCGTTAAAAGATCTTTCAGGGAAGAAGCTCGCGAGTGCACCTGTCCTCCGAGGCAGCCGATATGTACCTGCGGCAAAAAAGCAAGGCTTAAAGTTCTCACTAAAAAGCCTCAGCTTCCCGGAGAAGAAGAGCTTGAAAACAATCCGCGCAGCCGTAGCGCAAAACTGAGAGTGGCGGAAAGAATTGATGGCTGA
- a CDS encoding penicillin-binding transpeptidase domain-containing protein encodes MAKKKKQSMKSSSLKLLFIMVLFAIIWTALLGRAAWLQLYQGPELRQLALRQHLAAELQRGERGRIYDRNGNLLATSVEAESVYLRPVKVVNVNDTAAKLSEIVGISRSTLRKKLSSKRNFIWIKRQVDDRVAAKIRQADLPGVYLTKEFARLYPNNHLAGQLIGFVGVDGKGLEGIEKKMNFRLTGKKAQFVVQRDASGRRLYLDASGHEVNTRGEDVRLTIDAHLQAITENALVEAVKKNSGRWGSAVVVDVASGDILAMANCPRFNPNTFRKSSPKIWRDHAVLDVVEPGSTMKPVLFAAALEHGVITPEKLYDCEGGRWKINGQYIRDTHRYHWLPAHKILRYSSNIGSAKIGMELGVQNYYYFLKDIGFGSSTDLGVPGERDGSIRPPSQWNEFDLAAASFGQGIGVTAVQMAKAFLCIANKGVVKPLRLIIDEDQQKTTPRRLFSEKTADTVLSMMREVVQLDGTGQRARIPGITVAGKTGTAQKATRNGRGYGQEHLASFVGMIPGDNPQYLVVVMVDDPRPNHYGGVVAAPAVKQIMVRSLAYFGRLPEGEEKHSDPVLAALGKKPMPRQAVKAADPSILAAGKTMPDLTGMPLRRAVEVLVRKGFVPQIRGKGMTVNKQLPEAGKEWPQKAGDKITLWLS; translated from the coding sequence ATGGCTAAGAAAAAGAAACAGAGCATGAAATCAAGCAGTTTAAAGCTGCTGTTCATCATGGTCCTTTTCGCCATCATCTGGACGGCTCTTCTTGGAAGAGCTGCGTGGCTTCAACTTTATCAGGGACCGGAGCTGCGCCAACTCGCTTTGCGGCAGCATCTTGCTGCGGAGCTTCAGCGAGGCGAACGCGGACGGATATACGACCGCAACGGCAACCTTCTCGCAACCAGTGTTGAAGCCGAGTCTGTTTATCTGCGCCCTGTAAAAGTGGTCAATGTCAACGATACGGCAGCTAAACTTTCAGAGATTGTAGGAATTTCACGCAGTACTCTGCGCAAAAAGCTTTCGAGTAAACGAAATTTTATCTGGATAAAACGTCAGGTTGATGACCGTGTCGCCGCAAAAATCAGACAGGCCGATCTTCCAGGTGTTTATCTGACCAAAGAATTTGCAAGATTATATCCAAACAACCACCTTGCCGGACAGCTGATCGGTTTTGTCGGGGTTGATGGAAAAGGTCTTGAAGGTATTGAAAAGAAAATGAACTTCAGGCTGACCGGTAAGAAAGCCCAGTTTGTTGTTCAGCGTGATGCATCGGGAAGAAGGCTCTACCTTGATGCATCAGGACATGAAGTGAACACCAGAGGAGAAGATGTCCGGCTGACAATTGACGCGCATCTTCAGGCTATTACTGAAAATGCTCTGGTGGAAGCGGTTAAGAAGAACAGCGGCAGATGGGGTTCTGCTGTTGTTGTTGATGTTGCCAGCGGAGACATACTCGCTATGGCTAACTGCCCGCGTTTCAACCCGAACACGTTCCGCAAAAGTTCGCCTAAAATATGGCGTGACCATGCGGTTCTTGATGTCGTTGAACCGGGTTCAACAATGAAACCGGTACTTTTTGCGGCAGCCCTTGAGCATGGAGTGATCACCCCTGAAAAGCTTTATGACTGCGAAGGTGGAAGATGGAAAATCAACGGACAGTACATCAGAGACACGCATCGCTATCACTGGCTGCCGGCGCATAAAATTCTGAGATACTCAAGCAATATCGGCAGTGCAAAGATTGGCATGGAGCTTGGTGTTCAGAATTATTACTATTTTTTAAAAGACATAGGCTTCGGAAGTTCGACTGATTTAGGAGTTCCGGGAGAAAGGGACGGCTCAATAAGACCTCCTTCACAATGGAATGAATTCGATCTTGCCGCAGCCTCTTTCGGTCAGGGAATAGGAGTAACGGCAGTGCAAATGGCGAAAGCCTTTTTGTGCATTGCCAACAAAGGGGTTGTAAAACCTTTAAGGCTGATCATTGACGAGGACCAGCAAAAGACAACGCCCAGAAGACTGTTCAGTGAAAAAACGGCAGACACCGTTCTTTCCATGATGCGGGAAGTAGTCCAGCTGGATGGAACAGGACAGCGGGCCAGAATTCCCGGAATAACCGTAGCCGGAAAAACCGGGACAGCTCAGAAAGCAACCCGCAACGGCAGAGGATACGGACAGGAACATCTGGCATCATTTGTCGGAATGATTCCCGGAGATAATCCGCAGTATCTGGTTGTTGTCATGGTTGATGACCCGAGACCGAATCATTACGGAGGGGTTGTTGCAGCACCGGCAGTGAAACAGATTATGGTCCGTTCACTGGCATACTTCGGAAGGCTGCCGGAGGGCGAGGAAAAACACTCTGACCCTGTTCTGGCCGCTCTGGGTAAAAAGCCTATGCCTAGACAGGCTGTTAAAGCTGCCGACCCGTCAATTCTGGCGGCAGGCAAAACAATGCCCGACCTGACGGGAATGCCACTGCGCAGAGCTGTGGAAGTACTGGTTCGTAAAGGTTTTGTTCCACAAATCCGTGGAAAGGGAATGACTGTAAATAAACAACTGCCGGAGGCCGGAAAAGAATGGCCTCAGAAGGCAGGAGATAAAATAACTCTCTGGCTTTCTTAA